The nucleotide sequence GACTTTGTAGCCCTGAGTTGCGGCATAGCGAGCTAAAGTAACATCATCACAAAAAGAACTCGCTGCACTTTCATACCCGCCGAGTTGTTCTAAAACCTCACGACGGGACAAGAAACATTGACCATTAGCCATCACAGTATTCGGGTTTGACTCTCTGGCCCCGGCAGAGTCAAAACGGTAAAGTAACGTCATCAGTAAAGCGGGTTGTAACCACCATTCCCCAGGATATTTCAAAATAAACTGAGGCGAAAGGGAAACAATATCATAACCTTCTTCTTCGGCCACTTTGACTATACTCGCAATTAGACCCGGTTGAGGTTGAGTATCGGCATCAATGCCCAAAATCCAGCGACTTTTCGGGGAACTTTGCAAAAAACCCGTATGTAACGCCCAAGGACGACCGACCCAACCCGAGGGTAAGGGGCCATCATTGAGTAAACGGAAACGGGGATCAAAATGAGCAACCGCTTGAACCCGTTCGGGGGTTCCATCAGTGGAATGGCTATCCACCACCAGAATTTCTCGCACTTCGTAACTTTGCTGACTCAACCCTTCGAGACAGGGAGCTATGCGTTCCACTTCGTTTAAAGTGGGAACCACCACACTGACGGACCCCAATAAATCCGGATGGGGCTGTTTTGCCTCCAGAGGGGGGCGACGAAAAGGACCTTTTAAGAGACGGGCGAGTAAAATTAGGGTAGCTGTACCCTGGAATAGTAACAAAACCAGGGCGCTAACCGCTAGAATGGCCTCAATCAACAATTATTGCTTTCCTCCAACAGAAACTATCGGCATTTTTTCCGAGGGATATTCATTGACTGTAGCCTGAATCGGGAGCGAATCAATGGTTTCTGTTTTGGCGGCTTTTAGATACAAACTGATAAGAGGAATCACGCCTGTGATTATCCCAAGTAAGATGGGGGGGTAAATTCCCACTGCCGTACTCATAATAGCCGCAAAAGCAAAGTTACTTAAATAC is from Gloeothece verrucosa PCC 7822 and encodes:
- the cruG gene encoding 2'-O-glycosyltransferase CruG, whose product is MLIEAILAVSALVLLLFQGTATLILLARLLKGPFRRPPLEAKQPHPDLLGSVSVVVPTLNEVERIAPCLEGLSQQSYEVREILVVDSHSTDGTPERVQAVAHFDPRFRLLNDGPLPSGWVGRPWALHTGFLQSSPKSRWILGIDADTQPQPGLIASIVKVAEEEGYDIVSLSPQFILKYPGEWWLQPALLMTLLYRFDSAGARESNPNTVMANGQCFLSRREVLEQLGGYESAASSFCDDVTLARYAATQGYKVGFLDGAKVIRVRMYNGFEDTWSGWGRSLDLKDASTQEQLWGDLGLLICTQGLPLLLSVVGSICLGLGYSFPSLKLALGLNLFLVLIRFALLWAIYPSYYRCSASGPASWLFWLSPLADPLAVIRIALSASQRPTQWRGRIYS